From a single Georhizobium profundi genomic region:
- the rplT gene encoding 50S ribosomal protein L20, with translation MARVKRGVTSHAKHKKVLKKAKGFYGRRKNTIRAAKAAVDRSMQYAYRDRKNRKRNFRALWVQRINAAVREHGLTYGRFIDGLTKSGIEVDRKVLSDMAIHEPEAFGALVAAAKKALEYLKDTTPNAFESAVR, from the coding sequence ATGGCACGCGTGAAAAGAGGCGTCACTTCGCACGCCAAGCACAAGAAAGTCCTGAAGAAGGCAAAAGGCTTTTACGGCCGCCGCAAGAACACGATCCGCGCAGCTAAGGCTGCCGTCGATCGTTCGATGCAGTACGCATACCGCGACCGCAAGAACCGGAAGCGCAATTTCCGCGCTCTCTGGGTCCAGCGCATCAACGCAGCCGTTCGCGAGCACGGCCTGACCTACGGCCGCTTCATCGATGGCCTGACCAAGTCCGGCATCGAAGTCGACCGCAAGGTGCTGTCCGACATGGCCATCCACGAGCCGGAAGCATTCGGCGCGCTGGTTGCAGCAGCCAAGAAGGCGCTCGAGTATCTGAAAGACACGACGCCGAACGCATTTGAAAGCGCTGTCCGCTAA
- the msrA gene encoding peptide-methionine (S)-S-oxide reductase MsrA, with the protein MFLIDMFNKKTAMPEADRALPGRAEPIPTAETHFVNGKPLKGPYPEGLEMAYFGMGCFWGVERLFWKMPGVYVTAAGYAGGFTPNPTYHETVTGQTGHTEVVLVVYDPKIVSYEDLLRVFWEKHDPTQGMRQGNDIGTTYRSAIYTVGDAQAETAKASRDRYQQALTDAGLKSKITTEIAPAGAFYFAEDYHQQYLAKNPGGYCGLRGTGVACVGG; encoded by the coding sequence ATGTTTCTGATCGACATGTTCAACAAGAAGACCGCGATGCCCGAGGCCGACCGAGCGCTGCCTGGCCGTGCCGAGCCCATTCCGACGGCCGAGACGCATTTCGTCAACGGCAAGCCGCTGAAGGGGCCCTATCCGGAAGGCCTGGAGATGGCCTATTTCGGCATGGGCTGCTTCTGGGGCGTGGAAAGGCTCTTCTGGAAGATGCCCGGCGTCTATGTGACGGCTGCCGGCTATGCCGGCGGCTTCACGCCGAACCCGACCTATCATGAGACGGTGACAGGCCAGACAGGACACACGGAAGTGGTGCTCGTTGTCTACGATCCGAAGATCGTGAGCTACGAGGATTTGCTGCGCGTTTTCTGGGAGAAGCACGATCCCACCCAGGGAATGCGCCAGGGCAATGATATCGGCACGACCTACCGCTCGGCGATCTACACGGTCGGCGACGCGCAGGCTGAGACGGCAAAGGCTTCGCGCGATCGCTACCAGCAGGCGCTGACCGATGCCGGGCTGAAGTCAAAGATCACCACCGAGATCGCTCCGGCCGGCGCGTTCTATTTTGCCGAGGACTACCATCAGCAATATCTCGCCAAGAATCCCGGCGGCTATTGCGGCCTGCGCGGCACGGGCGTCGCCTGCGTGGGCGGTTGA
- a CDS encoding methyl-accepting chemotaxis protein, whose translation MLRLPFANSRAIQHYAAISASHAIIWFRPDGLIQGANDNFLAALGYQLDEIVGNHHRMFVERSVTESADYLQFWRDLAAGKAQRGQFRRISKAGKDVWIEASYDPIFANGKVVGIVKIAADITTTKIASLHNENLLRALERSVAVIEFEPDGTIVDANASFCKTLGYGHEEIVGKKHSIFCDPDFVTSGAYDSFWTRLRAGEFFSDTFKRIGKNGREVWIQATYNPVYNSRGAIYRVVKFATDVTERMKSVSTLSVAIGDLAQGDLTSQVTRALDRSMETTRTDFNTAVGRLAAVIGEIAENARDIAQTANEMMDNSGSIAKRTEQQAAALEETSAALEEITQTVTDASRRASEAGEIVRETRTSAEESGLVVRDAVAAMDQIEQSSREISNIISVIDEIAFQTNLLALNAGVEAARAGEAGRGFAVVAQEVRELAQRSAKAAKEIKALIGTSSAQVRTGVELVDRTGKALEKIVERVRDVDQNVAAIVEASREQAIGIREIGQAVHQLDQSTQQNAASVEEQNAVSNQLAERAVTLAGLLGQFKTGQTAAAAATTPRVRIPAPAHAASVAPMRKRAANAGQWEEF comes from the coding sequence ATGCTTCGTCTGCCTTTTGCCAATTCACGCGCAATACAGCACTACGCCGCCATATCCGCCTCACATGCCATCATCTGGTTCCGGCCGGATGGCTTGATCCAGGGCGCCAACGACAATTTTCTTGCCGCTCTCGGCTATCAGTTGGATGAGATCGTCGGCAACCATCACCGGATGTTCGTGGAACGCTCGGTGACCGAAAGCGCCGACTATCTCCAGTTCTGGCGCGACCTTGCCGCCGGCAAGGCGCAGCGTGGGCAGTTCCGCCGCATTTCGAAAGCGGGCAAGGATGTGTGGATCGAGGCGTCCTACGATCCGATTTTCGCCAATGGCAAGGTCGTGGGTATCGTGAAGATCGCCGCCGACATCACGACCACCAAGATCGCCTCGCTGCACAACGAGAACCTCTTGCGCGCGCTGGAGCGTTCGGTTGCGGTGATCGAGTTCGAGCCCGACGGCACGATCGTCGATGCCAATGCAAGCTTCTGCAAGACGCTCGGCTATGGGCATGAAGAGATCGTCGGCAAGAAGCACAGCATTTTCTGCGACCCGGACTTCGTTACGAGCGGCGCCTATGACAGTTTCTGGACGCGGCTTCGCGCCGGCGAATTCTTTTCCGATACCTTCAAGCGGATCGGCAAGAATGGCCGCGAGGTCTGGATCCAGGCGACATACAACCCGGTCTACAACTCGCGCGGCGCCATCTATCGGGTGGTGAAATTCGCGACCGACGTGACCGAACGGATGAAGTCCGTCAGCACGCTGAGCGTCGCGATCGGCGATCTTGCCCAAGGCGACCTGACATCACAGGTGACACGCGCGCTCGACCGCTCGATGGAGACCACGCGCACGGATTTCAACACGGCGGTCGGTCGGCTTGCGGCGGTTATCGGTGAAATCGCGGAGAATGCGCGCGACATCGCCCAGACAGCCAATGAAATGATGGACAATTCCGGTTCGATCGCCAAACGAACCGAGCAGCAGGCGGCGGCGCTGGAGGAAACATCCGCCGCGCTGGAAGAAATCACCCAGACCGTGACAGATGCCAGCCGCCGCGCCTCCGAAGCCGGAGAGATCGTTCGCGAGACACGCACGTCGGCGGAGGAGTCCGGGCTGGTCGTGCGGGATGCGGTGGCAGCGATGGACCAGATCGAGCAATCGTCGCGCGAAATCTCCAACATCATCAGCGTCATCGACGAAATCGCCTTCCAGACCAACCTGCTGGCGCTGAATGCCGGCGTCGAAGCGGCTCGTGCCGGGGAGGCCGGCCGCGGTTTCGCGGTCGTTGCGCAGGAGGTGCGTGAACTCGCGCAGCGCTCGGCAAAGGCCGCCAAGGAAATCAAGGCACTGATCGGCACCTCGTCGGCGCAGGTGAGGACCGGGGTGGAACTGGTGGACCGGACTGGCAAGGCGCTTGAGAAAATCGTCGAGCGGGTGCGCGATGTCGATCAGAACGTGGCTGCCATCGTCGAAGCAAGCCGCGAACAGGCGATCGGCATCCGCGAGATCGGCCAGGCCGTGCACCAGCTGGACCAGAGCACCCAGCAGAACGCCGCAAGCGTGGAAGAGCAAAATGCGGTGAGCAACCAGCTTGCCGAGCGTGCCGTGACGCTTGCCGGGCTTCTCGGTCAGTTCAAGACCGGACAGACAGCCGCAGCGGCTGCGACGACGCCCCGTGTGCGCATCCCGGCTCCAGCGCATGCCGCGTCCGTTGCGCCAATGCGCAAACGCGCCGCCAATGCAGGCCAGTGGGAAGAGTTCTGA
- the pheT gene encoding phenylalanine--tRNA ligase subunit beta — translation MKFTLSWLKDHLDTDAPLERIVEMLTAIGLEVENVDDKAALKPFVIAKVLSAEKHPDADKLRVLMVDTGSGDPVQVVCGAPNARAGLIGAFAAPGTYVPGIDTTLAVGTIRGVESRGMMCSERELEMSDAHDGIIDLPDDAPVGTTFASYAGLDDPVIEIGLTPNHPEATGVAGIARDLAAAGLGTLKTAPIATVDGEGPCPVKVRIDASELCPGFALRLVRGVKNGPSPTWMQKRLLAIGLRPINALVDITNYITFDRGRPLHVFDAAKVAGDLVVRRAANGEQMLALDERTYTLNSSMCVIADDNGVESLAGIMGGEHSGCDETTTDVLIESALWDPITIAKTGRSLGIITDARYRFERGVDPEFMVPGLELATQFVTEICGGTPSEAEIVGYQTPERKSIRFPFSEVKRLTGIDVAPDDATGILTRLGFEVQGAGDTVDVLVPTWRPDVDGKADLVEEVMRITGVDQIAPQPLQSHGAVNGRILTTLQIRTRLARRTLAARGMLEAVTWSFIPEAHAKAFGGGQPSLKLSNPIAADMSDMRPSLLPGLIAAAQRNADRGIGDVALFEVSGTYEGDGPNDQRRVAGGVRRGTARFTGTGRHWDGAAKPVGVFDAKADAIAVLEAAGAPVDKLQIEPGGPSWYHPGRSGTIKLGPKMVLGTFGEFHPLVLETLDVSGALAGFEVFVDAIPEPKRKATRTKPALTLSPLQAVKRDFAFVVDKAVRSADILKAASAADKKLIAGVTVFDLFEGPSLGEDRKSVAIEVSIQPTDRTLTDEDLETLTSRVVDNVTKATGGTLRG, via the coding sequence ATGAAATTCACACTCTCCTGGTTGAAGGACCACCTCGACACGGATGCGCCTCTGGAGCGCATCGTCGAGATGCTGACGGCGATCGGCCTCGAGGTCGAGAACGTCGACGACAAGGCGGCCCTCAAGCCATTCGTGATCGCCAAGGTTCTGTCGGCGGAAAAGCACCCCGACGCCGACAAGCTGCGCGTGCTGATGGTCGACACCGGGTCCGGCGATCCGGTGCAGGTGGTCTGCGGCGCGCCGAATGCGCGGGCGGGCCTCATCGGCGCCTTTGCTGCACCCGGCACCTATGTTCCCGGCATCGACACGACACTCGCCGTCGGCACGATCCGCGGTGTCGAAAGCCGCGGCATGATGTGCTCCGAGCGCGAGCTCGAAATGTCGGATGCCCATGACGGCATCATCGACCTGCCGGACGATGCGCCGGTCGGCACGACCTTTGCGAGCTATGCGGGTCTCGACGATCCGGTCATTGAGATCGGTCTGACGCCGAACCATCCGGAAGCGACCGGGGTTGCCGGCATCGCGCGCGATCTCGCCGCCGCCGGGCTTGGCACGCTGAAGACGGCCCCGATCGCAACCGTGGACGGCGAAGGCCCTTGCCCGGTGAAGGTGCGCATCGATGCATCCGAGCTCTGCCCGGGCTTCGCCCTCCGGCTGGTGCGTGGCGTGAAGAACGGACCGAGCCCCACCTGGATGCAGAAGCGCCTTCTGGCGATCGGGCTTCGGCCGATCAATGCGCTGGTCGACATCACCAATTACATCACCTTCGATCGCGGCCGGCCGCTGCACGTGTTCGATGCGGCGAAGGTTGCAGGCGACCTCGTGGTGCGGCGCGCGGCAAATGGCGAGCAGATGCTGGCGCTCGACGAGCGCACCTATACGCTCAACAGCTCCATGTGCGTGATTGCCGACGACAATGGCGTTGAATCGCTTGCCGGAATCATGGGCGGCGAGCATTCGGGCTGCGACGAGACGACGACCGACGTGCTGATCGAATCGGCGCTGTGGGATCCGATCACCATCGCCAAGACAGGCCGCTCGCTCGGCATCATCACCGATGCGCGCTATCGCTTCGAGCGTGGCGTGGATCCGGAATTCATGGTCCCCGGCCTTGAGCTTGCGACGCAGTTCGTCACCGAAATCTGTGGCGGCACCCCGAGCGAGGCCGAAATCGTCGGATACCAGACGCCTGAGCGGAAAAGCATCCGCTTCCCCTTCTCCGAAGTGAAGCGGCTGACGGGCATCGACGTCGCGCCAGACGATGCGACCGGTATTCTGACCCGTCTCGGCTTCGAGGTTCAGGGCGCGGGCGATACTGTCGACGTGCTGGTGCCCACTTGGCGGCCGGACGTGGATGGCAAGGCCGATCTCGTCGAAGAAGTGATGCGCATCACGGGTGTCGACCAGATCGCCCCGCAGCCGCTGCAGAGCCATGGCGCCGTCAATGGTCGCATCCTGACGACGCTGCAGATTCGCACGCGGCTTGCGCGCCGTACGCTTGCGGCGCGTGGCATGCTGGAAGCCGTCACCTGGTCGTTCATCCCCGAGGCCCATGCCAAGGCCTTCGGTGGCGGACAGCCATCGCTGAAGCTTTCGAACCCGATCGCGGCCGACATGTCGGACATGCGTCCTTCGCTGCTGCCCGGCCTCATCGCTGCCGCCCAGCGCAATGCGGATCGCGGCATCGGCGACGTGGCGCTCTTCGAAGTCTCCGGCACCTATGAAGGCGACGGCCCCAACGACCAGCGTCGCGTTGCAGGCGGCGTTCGCCGTGGTACGGCACGCTTCACCGGCACGGGACGCCATTGGGACGGCGCCGCCAAGCCCGTCGGCGTGTTCGATGCGAAGGCAGATGCAATCGCGGTGCTGGAAGCTGCCGGAGCGCCGGTCGACAAGCTGCAGATCGAACCCGGCGGCCCTTCCTGGTACCATCCGGGTCGCTCGGGCACGATCAAGCTCGGCCCGAAGATGGTGCTCGGCACGTTCGGCGAGTTCCACCCGCTGGTCCTGGAAACGCTCGACGTTTCCGGCGCGCTTGCCGGCTTCGAAGTGTTCGTCGACGCCATTCCCGAGCCCAAGCGCAAGGCGACGCGCACAAAGCCCGCATTGACGCTATCGCCGCTGCAGGCAGTCAAGCGTGACTTCGCCTTCGTCGTCGACAAGGCCGTGCGCAGCGCCGACATCCTGAAGGCCGCTTCGGCGGCGGACAAGAAGCTGATCGCAGGCGTGACGGTGTTCGACCTGTTCGAAGGGCCGTCCCTCGGGGAAGACCGCAAGTCTGTCGCAATCGAAGTTTCGATCCAGCCGACGGACCGAACACTGACGGACGAAGACCTCGAGACCCTGACCTCCCGTGTCGTCGATAACGTCACCAAAGCGACCGGTGGCACGCTGCGCGGCTGA
- a CDS encoding DUF2442 domain-containing protein — MSSSPDYPEKDRPIEAWCDLHDLHVKLKDGRQVSTPLWWYPRLLSATPAQRNNVELMLDGIHWPDVDEDLSVDGMLQGRRAPGAVPPSVAAE, encoded by the coding sequence ATGAGTTCTTCGCCTGATTATCCCGAGAAGGATCGCCCGATCGAAGCTTGGTGCGATCTTCACGACCTTCACGTGAAGCTGAAGGACGGCCGTCAGGTCTCGACGCCGCTCTGGTGGTATCCGCGCCTGCTCAGCGCAACGCCAGCGCAGCGGAACAATGTCGAGCTCATGCTCGATGGCATCCATTGGCCAGATGTCGACGAAGACCTTTCGGTTGACGGCATGTTGCAGGGGCGCAGGGCGCCCGGCGCCGTTCCGCCTTCGGTGGCGGCGGAGTAA
- a CDS encoding DUF4160 domain-containing protein, producing the protein MPTVLIESGFRFHFFSGDWNEPPHIHVDAKGMRAKIWLRDLKISKRGGFSDPDMRRIMQIATEHQEQFLEAWNEFFA; encoded by the coding sequence ATGCCGACTGTTCTCATCGAGTCGGGATTTCGCTTTCACTTCTTCTCGGGCGACTGGAACGAGCCGCCGCATATTCACGTCGATGCCAAGGGCATGCGCGCAAAAATATGGCTCCGCGACCTCAAAATATCGAAACGCGGCGGGTTCAGCGACCCTGACATGCGGCGTATCATGCAAATTGCCACCGAGCACCAAGAGCAGTTTCTGGAGGCCTGGAATGAGTTCTTCGCCTGA
- the rpmI gene encoding 50S ribosomal protein L35 has protein sequence MPKMKTKASAKKRFKITGSGKVLAAAAGKRHGMIKRSNKFIRDARGTMVLSDADAKIVKKFLPNGL, from the coding sequence ATGCCCAAGATGAAGACGAAGGCATCCGCCAAAAAGCGGTTCAAGATCACGGGTTCCGGCAAGGTTCTCGCAGCTGCTGCCGGCAAGCGCCATGGCATGATCAAGCGGTCGAACAAGTTCATTCGCGACGCACGCGGCACGATGGTCCTTTCGGACGCCGACGCCAAGATCGTCAAGAAGTTCCTGCCGAACGGTCTCTGA
- a CDS encoding serine/threonine protein phosphatase, which produces MRNTRTEDEMSPEGLRDLLALLASSRGERIGRAVVDGETVWVKRYDAESRPLGKRLHGWATPLMPKPFLRSSRLLKPHAQVDREQRKMEAFQRAGFITAGLVYRKGPILVLRNGPPTLLSLVEGAATAADSHRLLRGGGEALARAHRLGLCHGRPHPRDMFHDGKNWGFMDFEEEPEAVMPLAEAQARDAFLYQFGVVALSRDTETPQSVLDAYRAGAPAATWAALDRLIAFFKPLQRVGEAMAKVHRGGDLDRFLRAMAVFSAPTAATASSKPLEAGALSDLRPAEEGRPERPPTCRTQDERHR; this is translated from the coding sequence ATGCGCAACACCCGCACAGAGGATGAGATGTCACCGGAAGGTCTGCGCGACCTTCTGGCGCTGCTTGCTTCGTCGCGCGGCGAGCGCATCGGCCGTGCCGTGGTCGATGGCGAGACTGTATGGGTCAAGCGCTACGATGCCGAAAGCCGCCCGCTCGGCAAGCGGCTGCATGGCTGGGCGACGCCCCTGATGCCGAAGCCATTCCTGCGGTCGTCCAGATTGTTGAAGCCACACGCCCAGGTCGATCGCGAGCAGCGCAAGATGGAGGCCTTCCAGCGTGCAGGCTTCATCACCGCCGGCCTTGTCTACCGCAAGGGGCCGATCCTGGTGCTGCGCAACGGCCCGCCGACGCTGCTTTCGCTGGTGGAAGGGGCAGCCACTGCTGCCGACAGCCACCGGCTGCTGAGAGGCGGCGGCGAGGCGCTTGCCCGGGCGCACCGTCTCGGGCTTTGCCACGGGCGGCCCCATCCGCGCGATATGTTCCACGACGGCAAGAACTGGGGCTTCATGGACTTCGAGGAAGAGCCGGAAGCAGTGATGCCGCTTGCCGAAGCGCAGGCGCGCGATGCCTTTCTCTATCAGTTCGGGGTCGTTGCTCTGTCGCGCGATACCGAAACGCCGCAAAGCGTGCTTGACGCCTATCGCGCCGGGGCGCCTGCCGCCACTTGGGCGGCGCTCGACAGGCTCATCGCCTTCTTCAAGCCGCTGCAGCGGGTTGGCGAAGCGATGGCGAAGGTTCACCGAGGTGGCGACCTCGATCGGTTCCTGCGAGCCATGGCCGTGTTTTCGGCACCGACAGCCGCGACGGCGTCATCGAAGCCCTTGGAGGCCGGGGCGCTTTCTGATTTAAGACCCGCCGAAGAAGGCCGGCCCGAGCGGCCGCCAACATGCAGGACCCAGGATGAGCGACATCGTTGA
- a CDS encoding GFA family protein, whose amino-acid sequence MAHAGSCRCARVAVETKAEPFRRAYCHCRDCRKQTGAPVMAFVGFMDDALTWFGTPKSYRFGGVERLFCGDCGSQIGYRDERLSGRVYLALGFMDDPEAHPPTFHAFSKRQMPFVVMDDHLPRFDDFPPER is encoded by the coding sequence ATGGCTCACGCGGGATCATGCCGGTGCGCACGCGTTGCGGTGGAGACGAAGGCTGAGCCGTTTCGGCGCGCCTATTGCCATTGCCGCGATTGTCGCAAGCAGACGGGCGCGCCCGTAATGGCCTTTGTCGGTTTCATGGATGACGCGCTGACCTGGTTCGGCACGCCGAAATCCTATCGCTTCGGCGGCGTGGAGCGTCTCTTCTGCGGCGATTGCGGCAGCCAGATCGGCTATCGCGACGAGCGGCTTTCAGGTCGCGTCTACCTGGCGCTCGGCTTCATGGACGATCCGGAGGCGCACCCGCCGACCTTCCACGCCTTTAGCAAGCGGCAGATGCCGTTCGTCGTGATGGACGATCATCTGCCGCGCTTCGACGACTTTCCGCCCGAACGCTGA
- a CDS encoding alkene reductase — MADTLFTPIQFGALNVPNRIFMAPLTRNRAKSDGTPNAMAETYYGQRASAGLLISEATQISPYGKGYIDTPGIYTDEHVAAWRGITDAVHANGGRIFCQLWHVGRISHSSLLPNNDAPVSSTDVAADAKTFTANGFESTSKPRALALSEIPQLIEDYAHAAKLAIQAGFDGVEVHSANGYLLDQFLQDGVNKRDDVYGGSIENRTRLTLEVVDRVVKEIGADRTGIRLSPRGDSNDISDSDPEALFSALYKALDQRKLAYLHIVERFGHGSEGGEELIKKLRPNWTGFYIANGAYDAESSAKVVADGYAHAVAIGKPFIANPDLPERFRTGAPLNAQDTDTFYGGGAKGYIDYPFATLDREKAA; from the coding sequence ATGGCAGACACGCTGTTCACACCGATCCAGTTCGGCGCCCTGAACGTCCCGAACCGCATTTTCATGGCTCCCCTGACCCGCAACCGCGCGAAATCCGACGGCACGCCGAACGCCATGGCCGAGACCTATTACGGCCAGCGCGCTTCTGCCGGACTCCTGATTTCCGAAGCGACCCAGATTTCGCCCTACGGCAAGGGCTATATCGATACGCCCGGCATCTACACCGACGAGCACGTCGCCGCATGGCGCGGCATCACCGATGCGGTTCACGCCAATGGCGGCCGCATCTTCTGCCAGCTCTGGCATGTGGGCCGCATCAGCCATTCCTCGCTCCTGCCGAACAATGACGCGCCGGTCTCCTCGACCGATGTCGCTGCCGATGCCAAGACCTTCACGGCGAATGGTTTCGAATCGACATCCAAGCCGCGCGCCCTGGCTCTCAGCGAAATCCCGCAGCTGATCGAAGACTATGCCCACGCCGCAAAGCTTGCGATCCAGGCCGGCTTCGACGGCGTGGAAGTGCATTCCGCCAATGGCTATCTGCTCGACCAGTTCCTGCAGGACGGCGTCAACAAGCGCGACGACGTCTATGGTGGTTCAATCGAGAATCGCACGCGGCTCACGCTCGAAGTGGTCGACCGGGTCGTGAAGGAAATCGGTGCCGATCGCACCGGCATCCGTCTGTCACCCCGTGGCGATTCCAACGACATTTCCGACAGCGATCCGGAAGCCTTATTCTCGGCGCTTTACAAGGCGCTGGATCAGCGCAAGCTCGCCTATCTCCACATTGTGGAGCGCTTTGGCCACGGCAGTGAAGGGGGCGAAGAGCTGATCAAGAAGCTGCGCCCGAACTGGACCGGCTTCTATATCGCGAACGGCGCCTATGACGCAGAAAGCTCCGCCAAGGTCGTGGCCGACGGCTATGCCCATGCGGTCGCGATCGGCAAGCCATTCATCGCCAATCCGGACCTGCCGGAACGCTTCCGCACCGGTGCGCCACTCAACGCGCAGGACACCGACACGTTCTACGGCGGCGGCGCCAAGGGCTACATCGATTATCCCTTCGCAACGCTCGATCGTGAAAAGGCTGCCTGA
- the pheS gene encoding phenylalanine--tRNA ligase subunit alpha translates to MSDIVELEETILARIAEADDEQAIEAVRVAALGKKGSISEKLKTLGAMSAEERQTMGPAINGLKTRVTDAIAERKQHLKAAAIEARLSRELLDVTLPVRPSPTEIGRIHPITQVIDEITAIFADMGFSIAEGPDIETDYYNFTALNFPEGHPAREMHDTFFLNAAEGEEAKVLRTHTSPVQIRTMETQKPPIRIVIPGKTYRQDSDATHSPMFHQVEGLVIDKTANIANMKWVLEEFCKAFFEVPQVKMRFRPSFFPFTEPSMEVDIQCDRSGSEVKFGEGTDWMEILGCGMVHPNVLRAGGLDPDEYQGFAWGMGIDRIAMLKYGMPDLRAFFDADVRWLNHYGFRPLDMPTLFGGLSG, encoded by the coding sequence ATGAGCGACATCGTTGAATTGGAAGAGACGATCCTTGCCCGGATCGCCGAAGCAGATGACGAACAGGCGATCGAAGCCGTGCGCGTCGCGGCGCTCGGCAAGAAGGGCTCGATCTCCGAAAAGCTGAAGACGCTCGGGGCCATGAGCGCTGAAGAGCGCCAGACCATGGGCCCGGCGATCAACGGGCTGAAGACACGCGTGACGGATGCCATTGCGGAGCGCAAGCAGCATCTGAAGGCGGCGGCCATCGAGGCGCGGCTTTCGCGCGAATTGCTCGACGTGACGCTGCCGGTGCGGCCATCCCCAACCGAGATCGGCCGCATCCACCCGATCACCCAGGTGATCGACGAGATCACCGCGATCTTCGCGGACATGGGCTTTTCGATCGCCGAAGGTCCGGACATCGAGACGGACTACTACAATTTCACGGCGCTGAACTTCCCCGAGGGTCACCCGGCCCGTGAGATGCACGACACGTTCTTCCTGAACGCCGCCGAGGGCGAGGAGGCGAAGGTGCTGCGCACGCACACCTCGCCCGTGCAGATCCGCACTATGGAGACGCAGAAGCCGCCGATCCGCATCGTCATCCCCGGCAAGACCTACCGCCAGGACAGCGACGCAACCCATTCGCCGATGTTCCACCAGGTGGAAGGCCTCGTCATCGACAAGACGGCCAACATCGCCAACATGAAGTGGGTGCTGGAGGAATTCTGCAAGGCATTCTTCGAAGTGCCACAGGTGAAAATGCGCTTCCGGCCATCCTTCTTCCCCTTCACCGAGCCGTCGATGGAGGTCGACATCCAGTGCGACCGTTCCGGTAGCGAAGTGAAGTTCGGCGAGGGCACGGACTGGATGGAGATCCTCGGCTGCGGCATGGTGCACCCGAACGTGCTGAGGGCCGGCGGGCTCGATCCCGACGAGTACCAGGGCTTTGCCTGGGGCATGGGCATCGACCGCATCGCGATGTTGAAATACGGCATGCCGGACCTGCGCGCTTTCTTCGACGCGGATGTGCGCTGGCTCAACCATTACGGCTTCCGCCCGCTCGATATGCCGACGCTGTTTGGCGGGTTGAGTGGGTGA
- a CDS encoding BMP family lipoprotein, with amino-acid sequence MKRTLISLFALAAMASTAMAQDADFTPAIIYDLGGKFDKSFNEAAYTGAEQFKTETGVEYREFEIQNDAQREQALRRFIRDGNNPIVMAGFNWAAVLESVAAENPDTDFAIIDAVVDLPNVRSVVFKEQEGSYLVGVLAALASESDTVGFVGGMDVPLIRRFACGYVGGVKATTEGATVIEAMTGTTPEAWNDPVRGAEITRSQISQGADVVYHAAGGTGVGVLQAAADEGALGIGVDSNQNALHPGSVLTSMVKRVDVAVYDAFTDAMNGSFDYGVTSLGLAEDGVAYALDENNADLITDEMEAAVEEAKAAIIAGDIEVHDYMSDDSCPY; translated from the coding sequence ATGAAGCGCACGCTCATCAGCCTCTTTGCGCTCGCGGCCATGGCCTCGACCGCGATGGCGCAGGACGCAGACTTTACGCCGGCCATCATCTACGATCTCGGCGGCAAGTTCGACAAATCCTTCAATGAAGCCGCCTACACTGGGGCCGAGCAGTTCAAGACCGAAACCGGTGTCGAATACCGCGAGTTCGAGATCCAGAACGACGCACAGCGTGAGCAGGCGCTTCGCCGCTTCATCCGCGATGGCAACAACCCGATCGTCATGGCCGGCTTCAACTGGGCAGCCGTTCTGGAATCGGTCGCTGCAGAAAATCCGGACACCGATTTCGCCATCATCGATGCCGTGGTCGACCTGCCGAATGTGCGTTCGGTGGTCTTCAAGGAACAGGAAGGCTCCTACCTCGTCGGCGTTCTCGCCGCGCTGGCGTCTGAATCGGACACGGTCGGCTTCGTTGGCGGCATGGACGTGCCGCTCATCCGTCGCTTCGCCTGCGGTTATGTCGGCGGCGTGAAGGCAACGACCGAAGGCGCGACTGTCATCGAGGCGATGACCGGCACGACGCCCGAAGCCTGGAACGATCCCGTGCGCGGCGCTGAAATCACCCGCTCGCAGATCAGCCAGGGCGCGGACGTGGTCTACCACGCAGCCGGCGGCACCGGTGTTGGCGTGCTACAGGCAGCAGCCGATGAAGGCGCGTTGGGCATCGGCGTGGATTCCAACCAGAACGCCCTGCACCCGGGCAGCGTGCTGACCTCGATGGTCAAGCGCGTAGACGTTGCCGTCTACGATGCCTTCACCGATGCGATGAACGGTTCGTTCGACTACGGCGTGACCTCGCTCGGTCTTGCCGAAGACGGCGTCGCCTACGCGCTCGACGAGAACAACGCCGACCTGATCACCGACGAAATGGAAGCCGCCGTGGAAGAGGCCAAGGCTGCGATCATCGCCGGCGACATCGAAGTCCACGACTACATGTCGGACGACAGCTGCCCTTACTGA